The DNA window TGCATGTCATTGCGACTGTGCTCGATCCGTAACATAAACATTATTGCATGCGGAAATAAAGCAGCGTGCATGCAAAATAATCCAGATTGCAATGGATGCGAAGAACCCGCAGAGAGACTATGCAGGAGAGAGAGACCATTGAAAGTTCTTCAGTAATTTCAGTAAAGGGTGGGTAAAAAAAAAGTTCCTGAAGGGATTTCATTTAGAGCGTTGCAACAAACTTCTTAACTGTCACCCTTGTTACAATTAACCATGTTTTTACTATTAGTAATCATAGTTAAAATATGTCTTTTGTAATGAAACCATAGTAATCACAAAATTAACtatagttttataataataataataattattattattcctaacatttatatagtgctgttctggacactcaaagtcaCATTgaagggaatctcctcatccaccaccagtgtgcagcagcTGATTTGTGGAGAGGAGaccgagtgatgaagccaattatggttTTGGGACGGTTAGGAGGCCATGTGAAACCAGTGGGAAAATTTGGCCAGAATCCCGGGGTTTAACCCCTactttttaatgaccacagagagtcgagaGCTCTGTtttgtctcatctgaaagatggcgctCCCTGagcttcactatactggggtgttgggacccacacagaccatgCTGGCCTCTCGAACACCTCTTCCGGCAGCATCCTAGctatcccatgtggtctcccatccaggacCTGACCGGTTgcagtcctgcttagcttcagagggcggccatgtgagagttgcagagaggtaGCTGctgttttatagtaaaatataggatccacaaaataaactaaattaacattttatttaatttttaaactttaaCCACTCAAACTCTgcagacccggtaccgggtccgtgacatcatcgactttcgctttcagatttaaagggctagcgttgcaccagacccccgtaagtggtgacatttgaaagtgtagaatctatattttatgcacatatgcatcactttggtttttattttactgtttaaaagttatttacacttaaaaacacagtattttggatacctgagctaggtattttacattggttcattttcatatttttcatatgataCATGGACAAGtaatagctcaaatgaaagctcttgccggtgctcatacagttctggcattctttttactgaattatattcatatgcaaacagttgttgaatgaattgtgttgtttccatGGCACAGAAATGTAAACGAtgcattcatgatcaataagcagccccagatagcacagacagcagTCATCTCTTACcctatgctgtgtgcttcagggccattctcctctgtttttgaggtgatgtgcataagtaatccttttatatgtctgatgtggtccaaacacagggaattatgtttgatcaaacaaaagaatagtgaaatatgtaaacaaggattggtctctgtggcttgtacagcacctctcatcagttggaatacaataacttttgcatagattatggtagagacatttttcttttttcctatgattacagacatgtgcaggaaccaccaaaattaattacagcacgctagaccacacagaacctaaaaggtacactttcacatttgagtttataaaaaaaaaaatacaaaaagcgcctcttttttaggtgtttattataacacagacgacatatacagttattttaaacactttcaatagtgttttatgaaaattcaaagggttttctttaaaatgaaaccaaatttttgcatttacagctctgcatgtggatttgggaagcttttaaatttgggtaggcaaaatccaggcggaaatccccaaatagcagcagagtttaagtggttaatatTCATTGATGCAACTGTTAATGCCTTGATTGCAGTAAGGTTAGTACACAGCCATAGCCATAAATGAAATGGCGCTAATAATTGGCATAAGTTCTTTTGGTGTTTTGGTTTTCGGTCTTCCTTTCCTCTTTTTCAGTTTTCGgccaagaattttcattttggtgcaTCCCTACCAAAAATCTGAACtcactagctgcgtcccaaatcgcatacttatgcactattctacgccattttgtagtataaatagtgtaagtagtgcgttcacactgaaaactctaaaaataataagagcactttaattacccggatgatgcactcatttagccgctaaaatgaagtgtggaatgatggacacttcacgcactcaatgacCGTAGGTTTgcctacgtagcggaaggggtggagctatcggacgcacatgttggataactttatttattttggatggtgaaagcaaaaatctcttctacaagagtgattatagcgcctcccgatggtgaatggggttatactcacggcaggtattatctgataattcggtcgtttatttcactgatttggcaactgtcaaacatcatcagggaaacggtttgaatttccgcttagtaaaaaaacataagtgtgccatttgggacgacactacatacatatactatcctgttgagtgtgtaagtgcataagtacattgtgcatagtgtgccatttgggaagcAGCTAGTCATTGTGCATATGCGTGTACATATTGTCTATATATGCTATataattgcatgtgctttttaATGCACCATTGTAATACTTGTAATACCACTCCTATTTTTTGCTGTCATATTCAAGTTGAACAGAGTTAATTTGAAAGCAGACTAAAACTCATTGttcctctttttttgtttgtgtccGTGGCTTGTTTTGCCATCCAGTGTCCGGTTGGCACGGTTCACACTTATGAACTGCACTAACAGTGCGTTCACACTAgacttttttaattgaataaaaccTGTCAGGTGCGAGTACACCCTTTGTGTCCTTGCATGGGCACCATGGCTAAATCAGTCAGAACAACATATGCTAACAGCTAGCCTGCGGTTTAAACAGTAAATGACTTTCCCTGAGGAGAGAGGTAAAAACACGACTCACTCGATTCATCTTGACTATGATGCAAGGGTTGCCCTCCGAATAACCAAAAGTGGTATCACTCAGTCCAGAGCACTGTCGTAACTGACTTCTCTTGAACTGGCAAACCTTCTTTTCCTCAACATCGTCTTGCTCAAAGTACATCCCCTCCTGACAGGGCTCATTTGCTTCCTGCAGACTGTCATTGTAGCCTGTAGTAAGAAAATAGAAGAAATAGATAGTCAGGACATTGTTGAGCTAgaaattgttaacagttgttAAAAAAATTTGTGCGTAAGAGGTTTAAAAGTGTGGCTATTTTAAAAGTCTTGAAATATTCCAAATAAAGCCTAAAAAGAACAACATAATCCAGTGTTGGAGAATTTCCAAAGTTGATGTAGGAGAGGTCAAAGCTTCAATATATACTCATTGAATAGCATTTATTTACTGATATTGAACATAGTCAGAAAGTGTTTCTTGCTTTATGATTTACAGCAGcgttctcaactggtgggtcacgacccaaaagtgggtcgcgggaacattttcagtgggtcgcggagtggtcaaaaaaaaacaaaagtaaaagtttttacttattttgcttatactggacttttattttgtaatgcgtGTGCAACAACCATACAGTTCGAcaagtgaaatttcatttaactGTTGCAACAAATTTGCCGAATCGCAAGtatgaccccgaatatgtaaagtatgaatatatatattgacgacaaaaaagacttaaagcctcagtgtgatatgtagtgaggtgctctcataagagagcatgaaaccttctaaattaaaacaacatttagaaaccagaaaacatgttttattaacagtttattattaactgtatttgtcgtgtttactttgtaatatttcgataatttgatccattttgttaaatgacagcaataaattattgtttatttgtaagtctagGTGCATTTCTTATGATGtgtctgtcactacttgtttatgttaacaaataaatacaaattaattataattcctaaatttgtaattttgggtcgcggcttgatgaccatgtaaacatgtgggtcccatggctaaaccagttgagaacccctgatttacagcaggggtgcccaaactcagttctggagggccggtgtcctgcatagtttagctcctacTTCCTTCtatacacctgcctggaagtttctagtacagaGGTCACAAACTGTTCCTGGAGCTCTACATTCCTgaagagttcagctccaaccctgatcaatcacacctgaaccaattaattaggacctgaactgcatttgataattacagacaggtgtgtttggtcagggttgcaactgaaatctgcaggaaggtcgatcccCAGGAATAGAGtcgggctgcgtccaaaaccggcTACTACTCAGttggtactgcatttgaatttaaacatattacttggccattagaaaagtatgttctatacagtatgattgGAAATCAGATGTcctacattcgccattttgtcatgatcacatgacctacccgcATCAGTTGAGTCACttcttccattcatgaattcatcatgggatagcgtagcatctataggatgcacacttcagaatctcactggAAGTAGCAGGTCATCCAGGTGCTTTTTACATACTGactttcgaattctatgaattcagacatactactcggctcgcaaaCTGATATAAGCATACAATAtattatggaagtatgcaatttcggatgcagcctagGTGACCCCTGTACTAGTATATCTAGAAAAAACCTGAAGCAGGTGTGTCTAATCGGGGTTGGAAtttaactttgcaggacactggccctccaggaccgagtttggtcaCTCCTGATTCACAgctttgtgcttgtgtgtgtatgcatgcgtaTATACTTAAAAGCATATACACACAGTCCTATCATAGACCTACAAGACTCTGTTCTAATTgcttgctcatttatttattagtaatctACTAATAGCAATAATACTCTAGTAATAACATAAAGCTACTAACAATTTGCATAAGTGACAATTATATAATTGAAGTAAATGTATCCATTAAAACTGGCATTATTATGTTGATCACATTCCAAGAATCTGATCAGAGCGTACACACGAGGTTTCATGTATTGAGACACACAAAATGatgaatacaaaatattatagatTAATACCACTACTGAATATAATTAGTATAATCTTTTATAATGTTATACAGTGTAATTTAATTCCTCTTGTTGTCATGCAAGATATCTGATTCACTATCCACTTCTCCCGACTAGAGCTGTTGCTTGGCCAAAATCTGACCTTGATGAGCAACAGAGATAGAAATACTCCCATGTTAGTAAACTTGCCTTGAACTAAATTTGTTTTGCCTATCACCTTCCAGACATAAATGATGTTTGCTGGTCCTGAAAATAGACAGAATTTTTAAACTGTGCCCTTGATAGCTCATAACGTCACATACATATAGCTTTGGTCTGGATGTAAAAGCTCAGTCCCAGACATCTAGTCTTGGATTTTGGTCTTATTTGTACTTTGTCTCATTTGTAGGAGATTGTACCTCATCCCTATGAGTGTGCTGGCTCTGAATGGCTTTTTGGCCTGAACTGTTTGCTCATTGACCGAAttttatcttgttttgttttggtctggGTCTAGTCCTTGGAAGGCCAATAATGCATTGGGGTTTAGACCATCTCTTTCTCTGGTCTAGGGCTTACATTGGAATTTAGATGGGCTCAGTCCTAGAGATGTGGTCTCAGATTTTGGTCTAATTTGTACTAGAGGGTATCTTACCTATAGTGTTTTCATAAGTGTCGTAGCTCTGAACGGCTTCTTGGCCTCTTAAAATGGACTGTTTGCTCATTTTCTGGATTTGATCTCGTCTTGTTTTGCTAGTCCTTGGAAGGCCAATAATGGGTTGCGGTTTAAACCATCGCTTGCTCTGGTCCAGGTTTTACATTGGAAGTTAGATGGGTCTTGGTATTGGGGAGGCCTGATATTGGACTGTCTTGAAAGTTCGAGCCCTGGATTGGGTTTCAGTCTGGTACTCTCTTAGAAGGTCTGGCAATGACTTGTCTGGGTACTAGAAGATCTACACTTGTTCCTACAAAGGCCTAATATTATCCTGTGCCTTGAAAGGTTTGACATTGGCTTGTGTTTTTTGCAGTCTGCTATTGGTCCAAGTCTGGTTCTTCAGAGGTATACAGGTTTAGATCTCGAGTTGGCTGATAGGTAATCTAGGTTTGTTTTACATCTTAAGATGCTTTTTCACTGCACAGTATGGCATAGTTCGGTCTGGTTTTGCTCAGCATAAACAATCGTGAAACACAAACCATGTGGACTCTCTCATGCTAATAGTCACTCTGGTAGTGACAATTCTCTCGGACCAATCGGTAATCAGCAATGTGCATATGTGATgatttgataataaaaaataaaaaaggaaacagCTTAAAAAGGTAAAGCTTGCTTGGAACCTCATCCTAGGTGGTACTAAAAAAATACCAGATACTAGGTATGAAACGCAATGGAAAAGCTCCTAAAATGAGCAATATCAAACCACATTATGCCATGTAGTGGAAAAGCATCTTCAGATGGCCTAGATCACAGATTTCCAATCCTGTTGCAGGAGAGCTAACTTCCAGCAGAATTcagttccaaccctgatcaaTCACACCTGACACAATTAATAGGACCTGAAGTagaatctgcaggaaggtagctctctggaaacagggttggtgaccaCTGGCCTAGATATTAAGGAGGTCTTGTGTTGGTCCTATTGATTTGGGTTTTGGGCAGGCGCTGATTGGAGTGTTGGAGTTTTTGGCCATGACATGTCTGGgtattagaaatatatattagaaaaatctagtaTCGAGTCTTTGAAAGGCCTAAAATTGGACTCTGTCCTGGAAGGTCTGGTAATGCtttttatattgcatttttaatgGGTTTTAGTCGGTCTGGACCTTGAAAGGTATACTGGATTGGGTCATGCCTCTTACATGTCTCAGCTCTGGTGTTATGAGAATTTAGTGCTGTTCTGAATCTTTGTTGGTCAATATATTTAGGAAGGCCTAACTTTGGTCTCAACCTCAAACGGTTTGGGGTTTTCAGGAGCCAGGTGCTTAGCAGAGTTGGGTCTTAACTCCAAATCTGGTCTTGAATGACTGATCTCTACTGATTAGGATAGGACCAGGTGCTTCCAGATGATTACAATCACTTTTGTACCAATACAGAGCACAATAAACAGCGTTAAGGTGAAACAAATTAAAAGACTCACTCTGCAGGAAGGCCTCCAGATGCTGCACATACTTGCTGTATTGCTGAGGAATAGATCGGTTAAATGCAATATCCAAGGACCTTGGCCTGATCATCAGCCCTGTGGACAAAATACGCCAAGCAGATATTCATTATACAAATTAACACTGATAATAGAAATATAAGTGCTAGCAAAACCTGTTTTTCTATTAGTGGAGGTTACTAGCCAAGATTTTAGATGGAAAGTTGAAGGTTTCATCGCTCTTAAAAACTTCCTAACTTTCTCAAATCTAAATTTGATGCATGTGTGCTCATTGTATCATCTTCAGGTCATAATCGATGTGCAGTCATGCTGATTAACATGTGCCTTAAAATCTTGCTTtgaaacatttaatgcactgaTAACTGGAGACACGAAACTGCAGCTTGTCTGAAATGATGTCCAACTGTGTCTGTTCTGAGAACACTCTGTTACTAAAAGATCTCAGGAAAGGTGGGGGCAGCTCAGGGAGGGAGGAAAAGGAGAGATCAGTGGGAGGAATAAATTGACACTTGGGGATGGATGAATgatagcgagagagagagagagacctgtgAGCTGTATCTCACTTTGCCGAGTTTAACAGCGCTCATAATTGAGCAAGAGGACAGAATTGGAGCGCTCTCATCTCAACCACTGTACACAAGTGTGTgggctgtatatgtgtgtgtgtgtttgtctgtgtaggAGTTTAATGGATGGAGAAAATGGTAAAAATAGTACGGAATAAAATCACATCAGCTAAATGGCATCTCTACTGCAAATCATGTCTATTTCATTACTCTCTGTGTTATTTAAACAGATCAAAATGCTGTTCATAAAAGGGTTTAGAAATCCCAAAAGACGTCTCTGAAGTAATTACATGAGCAGATCAATAAGTCTTAAAAGGGGAGACATTTGGATTTACACAATGcattaaaaacctatttctgaATCATCCGAGTATAACCATAACAATCAgcatatttatatagcactataagcaaacataaaaatgcattataaatattatatatatatatatatatatatatatatatatatatatatatatatatatatatatacatatatatatatatatatatatatatatatatatatatatacacacatatacatatatatatatatatatatatatatatatatatatatatatatatatatatacacacacacaaaacagtatACCAACACACACGTTTATTTATAATAGCCATAAACTGTAAACTACCCACAATATTTATATTCACATAGAGCTAGAGGCTGAGAGTTAAAAAATCATATTCACAAACTCTGAGAAAGCGTAAAGACAGAAACTAAATAGAGTGTTGCAAGCGTGAGGAATTTCACAAACATTGTGGTTCACAGAGATGTGAATTGCAGAATTAACAAATATGCTGTGACTCTGTGTTTCACAGCATTGATGCGATAGACTGATTCACTTTAACAGACTAAAAGGCAGGTACTGCATGTCTACAAGCAACTAAAACCTTTCATCGATTGTTTTATATTCCTCTCCTGTACATTTTCCAATAAATCTTCCttgaatacattaaaaataacccTTTATTACATACAATTTAAGTTAAATTCAGATGGTTTAATCCAAGTGTTCTGAAGACATATTATTGCTTTATATGTTTATAAGCAGTTTAAAGGGACACAATGCCCCACCATTTAGCACTGGTAATTTCTCAGCACACCTTTAGAGTCGTGAAATGAGCAAAGAAACACTTGTCGCACCTAGCGCCACTTTTACCAGGTGTATAAGAGGCCTATTCATGAATGCAATCTTGTTGGGACCGTTCACAATATACATTTGACAGATGTGTATGACCGTTATCACAAATTTTTTTAGACGCCGTTCGAGTTAAAGCACTTTGATTTTACACGCAGAGCTGCTCATCACTGTtagttccaaagcagtggaccaatcagaagaactctgAGATTTCTGGAGGTTCTGTTTAAAGGCACTCAGTGGCCGTGTCCGGATATCCTTATGCTTTATGTTGTGATTTTTGCGCATCTCGCATTCATAGAAGCATAGTTCAGTGTGAATGAGTTCTTAGACCGACACAACGTGCTgtaatgaataattaaacaaaGCATCTTCTCACAGGAGAGTCTCATTAAAGGTTTAGACACACCACTGCATCATATATTACTGCTGATTCTGTGGAAACATGTAGAGCAGGGGAGTCCAACACACTTTCAAATGGCCGGTTATAACTGTAAGATTGTATAAATCTTACTACTCCTTGAGATATGTTAtattaattatgttaatattgatttaataaaataagaattatCTCTATTTCATTATAGCATAATGAAATGATAAATAATACATGTATTTgcattaatgtaaaattaaatgttaattccttaggttttctctctttttttttttttttcgaggtTTTCACCTTTATAGGATAGGAAAGTAGAGGGAATTGATGGCAAAGCATGGGAAGCAGAGAGAAGgtaaggatcggcataggaccacgaggcggaatcgaactcgggtcaccgtgagcaccggagtgcatgtgtcgatgccctaaccactacaccactgacGCCGACTCCTTAGGTTATCTTAACATGAATCCAAATTACTCCGTTAAAGTGAATACCAAAGATCAAACACAAGTTATTACCTTTTTACAAAAcactggctgcgtctgaaaccgcctactactcagtaggtactgcatttgaacttaaatgtactactcgcccattagaaaagtacgttctacagtgtatccggaaagtgtttatagcgcttcactttttttcactttttttttttttttttttttaaatcaaattaatttatttccttaaaattctacacagaaaaccccataatgacaatgtgaaaaagctttttttaaattgttgcaaatttataaaaaataaagaacaaaaaaataaataaataaatcacatgtacatcagtatcaccatgggatagcatagcgtcCGTACagtgcgcacttcagaatctcgccggaagtattggtcatccgggtacttctcgcaaactgattttcgaattctatgaattcggacatactactcggctcgcacaCTGATTTTAACGTactagtatggaagtatgcaattacAAACACTGCCATTGtcatgttttaaaaagaaaaatgaatcattttgtGCTGGGTCTCAAAACAGACATGCATTATGGGAGATGTAGTTTATAGTCAATATATGAGATGAAGGACTTTTATTATAATACTAGCTTCACACTAAATGTAAAGCACCACATCAGTCTTTAATCAAACCattaccgttgtgtaggattttcgccacatTCTATGAAAGGATAGTCTTTACGGCTTTCTAACGCTACCtactgagtgcatctaagttacagagaaatgtggAAGTTTTTATCTCCCATTTGGCATGTGGTAACAAActttccattaaaactacactcttccagcagttcctcgaacCCTGCATCTCATTTGTCAcgagggcatgcatgaaatgttcctgaatgaaagtggcaaactgcagttaaagtcaacaaattaaaaatttggCAAATCATTCCGTTACTGATGTCCATGCAAGTGCAGTCTTTCTCcgctgcgtctgtgtttgttttgcctctgtgaaaatcagaaGGTCCCCAAACGGTACTTTAAATGCGAGTGTCCCCAGGgagtcccgacccccactttgggaaccactgcaatagatcactttaaactattgtaatagtttaaagtgatctattgcagtggttcccaaagtgggggtcgggactcCCTGGGGACACTTTCAAAGGTACAAAAAGTGTCCTGAAAAAATTTTCAGTGTACAAAAGCCACTTtcaaaggttaaaagttgttgggtgaaagattaaggtcccataatgcaatttaaaagcagaaataaacaaggaaaagtaaaaaattaaagacatgaatcacaaaacatgaaaaactgctaatttatgaatttattttacagtattgttaaattatgacaattctaattTGGCGAGAATAAGCAAAACTGCATTAAGGAATTGGTAGGATTTTTATGCAAAAAGTACCCCCAAAAACTGTTTACAGTACATATcttaaaaaaagaaggaaagaaatacAATTATTGATAGTGCCAAACAAACTCTGAAATTAAAAACGTGATGGGTAAATTAAATAGAGTTCAATGCACTACTACAGTCTTGTTGTTAGTGCAATTGTTGCACCCTGTAATGATGATGACAACAATAAAAATTaccagtgtatttttttttttttttttttacctggattGGCCACTCGGTCCCTGTATTTGGGAGTATGGTCATCCAGTGTCTGTAGCATCACCCACATGGTAAGCGTGAACATTCCCGCCAGAAAGCCATAGAAGACCAAATAAAAGAGGAATATAAGAGCtgcggagagaaaaaaaaacgtcATGTTAGATtactatgttttattattattaataaaaccaaACAACAACTACAGCCAACAGCAATGAATTTCCATAACATTTCCAAGTGTACAGAACATTTCCATCATCTGGAAAGCATTTTGTGTTATTGATGAAGATAAAGGTCGTAAATTCACAAACATGAACCTCACAAAATATCAGCTAAATGTTCCTCTAGCAGACAAATATGGATAGGAGGACGAGTGTTGATTCAGACGTTAGATCAGAGTACAGTCGCATGGCTTTGGGGTCTGAAACCTGTAGATCAGCAGTGTGGATTAAACTAGTTCTGGCGGTTGCACTTCATAGAGCAGAACTAGACAAGGACATGTCAGAACAGAAGGAGGTGGAACTGTACAGAGCAGGAATGTGACCTCTCAATGATTTGGAGGAAGGCCAAATTCTTATTCCCAACAGGTGGAAATGTTAAACTATTGATTGATTtgccattttattcattcatttattttcttttccgcttagtccctttattaatcacagcggaatgaaccaccaacttatccagcatttaatttttgcagcggatgcccttacagccacaacccaacactgggaaacacccaaacactcttgcatttacacacatacactatggccaatttagcttactcaattcacctgtaccgcccatctttggacggtgggggaaacctacacgaacatggggagagcatgcaaactccacacagaaatgccaacttactgACTTTTATTCaagctcaaataaaacaaatgatattttaaccagaagaaaaaatattataggaaatactgtgggaaaattccttgccctgttaatcattgtttgggaaatatttgaaaaagaaaaaaattcactgGAGGGCGAAtcactttgacttcaactgaatattttcattctaaataaagtataaagctTATAACTGATCACTTCTtcggtttgttctgtaaattagTAATCAAGTTtaaaagttttagtatttttaaatgattgatttgccattttaataaaatttaaaaacgtACATCATGTTTTTAAGCTTTTTggacagtattttttttattttttttggtttgttttgtggtGAGGGGCTGTGTGGGGAGGGTATTTTAGTACAttaatttaaagagcccatattatgtgtgtgaaaaagagcttccatgcagtgtgcaacATAACactgagtgaatgaaaacatccagctaaggtttaaatccgaaagtgcagcatgtttaaaactattgattctttagcgaaatagtcgactcagagtctAATAAATGAATCaggttgggttcggatcttttacCTGATGCGTGAACATCAATACAGTACATCATCAAATATTTAGAATCggatccggtaaaacgtgaacgcgcTTTTATCTTTAGACACTAGCGGAGCACGGGGGAATCACAGGAATGGTCATGACACAAAGAtgatgatcactgacagatggagattcggctgaggggaataaagggttaaagtttattttcacaacaataccacagtaaagTCAACCGTGTcctgtgtttgttcctgtaatTTTTCTGATATTTGCAACGCAATCCCACAGCAATTCGTCACTTTTTAAATTAGAGGCTAATTCGTAAAATCTAATTCGTACAAcaagtacgatttgctcatcacccaatgatgcaTACATAcgcatattt is part of the Danio rerio strain Tuebingen ecotype United States chromosome 15, GRCz12tu, whole genome shotgun sequence genome and encodes:
- the atp1b3b gene encoding sodium/potassium-transporting ATPase subunit beta-3b, producing the protein MANKEEKADEKQSSWKDFIYNPRTGEFIGRTASSWALIFLFYLVFYGFLAGMFTLTMWVMLQTLDDHTPKYRDRVANPGLMIRPRSLDIAFNRSIPQQYSKYVQHLEAFLQSYNDSLQEANEPCQEGMYFEQDDVEEKKVCQFKRSQLRQCSGLSDTTFGYSEGNPCIIVKMNRVIGLKPRGDPHIACTVKGDGTLQMQLYPDEGKIDKSFFPYYGKILHKNYVQPLVAVKLMLGENDYNIEHTVECKVEGSDLLNNDERDKFLGRVTFRINVQK